In Nerophis ophidion isolate RoL-2023_Sa linkage group LG03, RoL_Noph_v1.0, whole genome shotgun sequence, the following are encoded in one genomic region:
- the manea gene encoding glycoprotein endo-alpha-1,2-mannosidase, producing the protein MLRFRLKSWIALLALVLLVLIVTVVLKFLTSEVTGEIGEPSLGEKDATKEFELERSKMTQPVQEDKELGKFPPPNYYLHAFYYIWYGNPATDGKYIHWDHPRLPHWDPKVAEKYPQGRHSPPEDVAANFYPALGAYSSRDPAVIKGHMQQLRTAAIGVIAVSWYPPHTNDDNGEPLDAIMPLLLDVAHQYHIKVSFHIEPYRGRDEVNMYTNIKYIIEKYGDHPAFFRYRTNTGKLLPLFYIYDSYLMNSDQWAKLLKHTESGSIRDTPYDAIFVALLVEEKHKREVVTAGFDGVYTYFATNGFSYGSTQRNWAAIKAFCEDNELLFIPSVGPGYVDTGVRPWNFQNTRNRVNGKYYETSMSAALQVEPNFISVTSFNEWHEGTQIEMAVPKRGRTVYQDYLPNKPDAYLEISRKWAAMFNGERRRWQE; encoded by the exons ATGCTCAGATTCAGACTTAAATCTTGGATCGCCTTGCTGGCTCTGGTACTGCTTGTGCTTATTGTAACAGTGGTCCTCAAGTTCCTCACCTCAGAGGTCACGGGCGAGATAGGAGAGCCGTCTCTGGGCGAGAAGGACGCCACAAAAGAGTTCGAGTTGGAGCGCAGCAAGATGACACAACCCGTCCAAGAGGACAAGGAACTAGGCAAGTTCCCGCCTCCCAACTACTATCTCCATGCTTTTTACTACATCTGGTACGGGAACCCCGCCACTGATGGCAAGTACATCCACTGGGACCACCCTCGGCTCCCCCACTGGGATCCCAAGGTGGCTGAGAAGTATCCACAAGGCAGACACAGCCCGCCTGAGGACGTGGCGGCCAACTTCTACCCGGCTCTCGGGGCTTACAGTTCCAGGGACCCGGCTGTCATTAAGGGACACATGCAGCAGCTTCGTACAGCTGCCATAG GTGTCATCGCCGTTTCCTGGTACCCTCCTCACACGAACGACGACAACGGAGAGCCATTGGACGCCATCATGCCTCTGCTGCTGGATGTGGCTCATCAGTATCACATCAAG GTGTCCTTTCATATTGAGCCTTACAGAGGAAGAGATGAagtcaacatgtacacaaacatcaaATACATCATTGAAAA GTACGGCGACCACCCGGCCTTCTTCAGGTACCGCACCAACACGGGGAAGCTGCTGCCGCTCTTCTACATCTACGACTCGTACCTGATGAACTCGGATCAGTGGGCCAAGCTGCTCAAGCACACCGAGAGCGGCAGCATCCGCGACACGCCCTACGACGCCATCTTCGTCGCCCTGCTGGTGGAGGAGAAACACAAGCGGGAGGTGGTGACGGCCGGCTTCGACGGCGTCTACACCTACTTCGCCACCAACGGCTTCTCTTACGGCTCCACCCAGCGCAACTGGGCCGCCATCAAAGCCTTCTGCGAGGACAACGAGCTGCTGTTCATCCCCAGCGTGGGGCCGGGCTACGTGGACACCGGCGTGCGGCCGTGGAACTTCCAGAACACCAGGAACCGCGTCAACGGTAAATACTACGAGACGTCCATGAGCGCCGCGCTACAGGTGGAGCCCAATTTTATCTCTGTGACGTCGTTCAACGAGTGGCACGAGGGCACTCAGATCGAGATGGCCGTCCCCAAAAGGGGCCGGACCGTTTATCAAGACTACTTGCCCAACAAGCCCGACGCCTACTTGGAAATCAGCCGCAAGTGGGCCGCCATGTTTAATGGCGAGCGCAGGAGATGGCAGGAATAA